A stretch of Macadamia integrifolia cultivar HAES 741 chromosome 7, SCU_Mint_v3, whole genome shotgun sequence DNA encodes these proteins:
- the LOC122083129 gene encoding cytochrome P450 71AU50-like produces the protein MSSWTIVVLLAVLGGLWYLSIHLRHASKANPQSDHGRQPPPGPRGVPVLGHLLMLGDLPHRTLHQMAQKYGPIMQIRLGLVPTMVISSAQAAELFLKTHDNIFANRPYSMGAQYMSYGNKGVLLSQYNTYWSDMRKLCTIELLSAAKVESFKQMRKEEVTLFVRSLREAAEAGAVVDVSAKVGALIEDMTFRMLIGNKIDHFQVKSVVEEYLKLVGSFNLADFIPYIGILDLQGLGRRMKEVSKVIDGFLEKIIDKHINNPKDSEDNQKDFIDVMLSLMVESKQGYMIDRANIKAIILDMILAATDTSTTTIEWALSELLRHPKVMEKLQEELRNKVGTDRLVEEEDLVKLEYLDMVVKEVMRLHPVAPLLPSRESMEDITINGYHIPKKSRVIINAWTIQRDPNVWGTYDDAEKFVPERFIGTSIDARGHSFQLIPFGSGRRICPGVHLGLTVVRLVLGQLVHGFNWELPNGMSPDDLDMTEKFGLAVPRANHLLVALSYRLCLSGNNL, from the exons ATGTCTTCTTGGACAATTGTAGTTCTCTTAGCAGTGCTTGGAGGGCTCTGGTATTTATCCATCCATCTCCGGCATGCATCAAAGGCTAACCCACAAAGTGATCATGGTCGTCAACCACCGCCGGGTCCTCGGGGGGTTCCAGTTCTTGGCCATCTTCTCATGTTGGGTGATCTCCCTCACCGTACTCTCCATCAAATGGCCCAGAAGTATGGACCCATCATGCAAATCAGGCTAGGCCTCGTGCCAACTATGGTGATATCATCAGCTCAGGCAGCAGAGTTATTCCTCAAGACCCATGACAACATCTTTGCAAATCGACCTTACAGTATGGGTGCCCAGTATATGTCTTATGGGAACAAAGGTGTGCTTCTCTCACAATACAATACATATTGGAGCGACATGCGCAAGCTCTGCACAATAGAACTGCTAAGTGCAGCAAAGGTTGAGTCATTCAAGCAGATGAGAAAGGAGGAGGTGACCCTCTTTGTTAGATCTCTTAGGGAAGCTGCCGAAGCTGGTGCGGTGGTTGATGTGAGTGCCAAGGTGGGAGCACTGATTGAGGATATGACCTTCCGGATGCTGATTGGTAACAAGATTGATCATTTCCAAGTAAAATCAGTTGTTGAGGAATACCTCAAGCTTGTTGGGTCATTTAACCTAGCTGATTTCATTCCCTATATCGGAATACTTGACCTTCAG GGATTGGGTCGACGCATGAAGGAAGTTAGTAAAGTCATTGATGGgtttttggagaagatcattGATAAGCACATAAACAATCCTAAAGACAGTGAAGACAACCAGAAGGACTTCATTGATGTGATGCTGTCTTTGATGGTGGAATCAAAACAAGGCTACATGATCGATCGGGCTAATATAAAAGCAATCATTTTAGACATGATTTTGGCTGCAACAGACACCTCAACTACTACAATTGAATGGGCCCTTTCAGAACTCTTAAGGCATCCTAAGGTAATGGAAAAGCTCCAGGAAGAGTTGAGGAACAAAGTTGGCACAGATCGGCTAGTGGAGGAAGAGGATTTAGTTAAGCTGGAGTACTTGGACATGGTCGTGAAGGAAGTCATGAGGCTTCATCCCGTTGCTCCGTTGCTACCTTCCCGTGAGTCCATGGAAGACATAACAATCAATGGATACCATATACCCAAGAAGTCTCGTGTGATTATAAATGCATGGACAATTCAAAGGGACCCTAATGTGTGGGGGACTTATGATGATGCTGAAAAATTCGTGCCTGAAAGATTTATCGGAACTAGTATTGATGCCCGAGGACATAGCTTCCAACTTATCCCATTTGGATCAGGTCGTAGGATATGTCCTGGTGTACATTTAGGCCTAACAGTTGTGAGACTAGTACTTGGACAATTGGTACATGGTTTCAACTGGGAGTTGCCCAATGGCATGTCACCTGATGACTTGGACATGACTGAGAAGTTTGGCCTAGCTGTTCCAAGAGCCAATCATCTACTTGTGGCTCTGAGTTATCGCCTTTGCCTTTCCGGCAACAATTTGTAA
- the LOC122084891 gene encoding cytochrome P450 71AU50-like: MTYAYIIEEREPCTYQEACESSEAPQWRASMEEEMEALHKNKTWDLVNLPKGRKAIGCRQVYKLKIDTNENVERYKSRLVVKGYAQKSGIDFNEIFSPVVHLMTIRTVLSMAVVLDLELEQLQNAKLVNTPLPIGCKLSSEQSPCTEVEKTKMSQVPYASAVGSFVFFMVCTKPNIAQAVGAISKYMGLDRRMKEVSKLIDEFLEKIIDEHINKSKGHEDNQKDFIDMMLSLMVESKNMNIAKEEQHYMIDRTNIKAIILDMILAARDTSAVTIEWALSKLLRHPKMMEKLQEELRNKVGIDRLVEKEDLVKLEYLDMVVKETIRLHHVAPLLAPHESLEDITINGYYIPKKSRLYINVWAIQRDQNMWSTYDDVENFLLERFMGTGIDTRGRSFQLIPFGSSGRRICLGIHLGLTFVKLVLGQLVHGFNWELPNAMSVDNLDMTKKFGLVASRANHLLVAPSYRLCLSGNNL, encoded by the exons ATGACTTACGCATATATCATTGAAGAGCGTGAACCTTGTACATATCAGGAGGCCTGTGAATCCAGCGAAGCTCCCCAGTGGAGAGCATCTATGGAAGAGGAGATGGAGGCTctacataaaaataaaacttgggaTCTGGTAAATTTACCCAAGGGGCGGAAAGCTATTGGTTGCAGACAGGTTTACAAGCTGAAAATAGACACTAATGAGAATGTTGAAAGATACAAATCCCGATTAGTGGTGAAAGGCTATGCTCAAAAGTCAGGTATTGATTTCAacgaaatattttctccagttgTTCATTTGATGACTATTCGTACTGTGTTAAGTATGGCAGTTGTACTTGACTTAGAGCTTGAGCAGTTGCAG AATGCTAAACTAGTTAATACCCCACTTCCTATTGGCTGCAAGTTGTCTTCGGAACAAAGTCCTTGCACAGAAGTGGAGAAGACAAAGATGTCTCAAGTACCATATGCATCAGCGGTAGGAAGCTTTGTGTTTTTCATGGTGTGCACCAAACCAAACATTGCACAAGCAGTGGGAGCAATCAGTAAATACATG GGATTGGATCGACGCATGAAGGAAGTTAGCAAACTCATTGACGAgtttttggagaagatcattGATGAGCACATAAACAAATCTAAAGGCCATGAAGATAACCAGAAGGACTTCATTGATATGATGTTGTCTTTGATGGTGGAATCAAAAAATATGAATATTGCAAAAGAAGAACAGCACTACATGATCGATCGGACTAATATAAAAGCAATCATTTTAGACATGATTTTGGCTGCAAGAGACACATCTGCTGTCACAATTGAATGGGCCCTCTCAAAACTCTTAAGGCATCCTAAGATGATGGAAAAGCTCCAGGAGGAGTTGAGGAATAAAGTTGGCATAGATCGGTTAGTGGAGAAAGAGGATTTAGTTAAGCTGGAGTACTTGGACATGGTGGTGAAGGAAACCATAAGGCTTCATCATGTTGCCCCATTACTAGCTCCCCATGAGTCCTTAGAAGATATAACAATCAATGGATACTATATACCCAAGAAGTCTCGTCTGTATATAAATGTTTGGGCAATTCAAAGGGACCAAAATATGTGGTCAACTTATGATGATGTTGAAAATTTCTTGCTTGAAAGATTCATGGGAACTGGTATTGACACCCGAGGACGTAGCTTCCAACTTATCCCATTTGGATCATCAGGTCGTAGAATATGCCTTGGTATACATTTGGGTCTAACATTTGTGAAACTAGTACTTGGACAATTGGTACATGGTTTTAACTGGGAGTTGCCCAATGCCATGTCAGTTGACAACTTGGACATGACTAAGAAGTTTGGCCTAGTTGCTTCAAGAGCCAACCATCTACTTGTTGCTCCGAGTTATCGCCTTTGCCTTTCTGGCAACAATTTGTAA
- the LOC122084892 gene encoding cytochrome P450 71AU50-like → MDIANSGMLRALIITETRPQNPGYFDWVNPPSKDKHGSAEKKAFQRCHLTIAVLLTLLLGRLWSLTIHLWHASRAKQRSDYIRRLPPGPRGIPLLGNLLTLGDLPHCTLHQMAQKYGPIMHIRLGLVPTVVVSSPQAAELFLKTHDMVFASRPYIMASQYMSYGNKGVLFSQYGTYWRNMHKLCTIELLSAAKVDLFKQMRREEVGLFIVSLREAAEAGAMVDVSAKVGLLIENMTFRMLIGNKVDNFHLKSVLEGYHKLLGAFNLADFIPYIGALDLQGLGRRMKKISRDFDGFLEKIIDEHINNPKDSEDNQKDFIDVMLSLMVESKHMNIVEEEQHYMIDRTNIKAIILDMILAAADTSAITIEWALSELLRHPKVMERLQQELRNRVGIDRLVEEEDLVKLDYLDMVVKETMRLHPVAPLLAPHESLEDITVNGYYIPKKSRVYINAWAIHRDPNMWSTYEDAENFFPERFIGNNIDIRGRDFQLIPFGSGRRGCPSMYLGLTVVKLVLGQLVHAFNWELLNGMLPNELDMTEKFGLSVSRANHIIAIPSYCLCLSDSSL, encoded by the exons ATGGATATTGCAAACTCAGGAATGCTCCGGGCCCTTATAATCACAGAGACGCGGCCTCAGAATCCTGGGTACTTTGACTGGGTGAATCCTCCATCAAAGGATAAGCATGGCAGTGCAGAAAAGAAGGCCTTTCAAAGGTGCCATTTG ACCATTGCAGTTCTCTTAACATTACTACTTGGAAGGCTCTGGTCTTTAACCATTCATCTCTGGCATGCATCAAGGGCCAAGCAACGAAGTGACTATATTCGTCGGCTACCACCAGGACCTCGGGgaattcctcttcttggtaatCTTCTCACGTTGGGTGATCTCCCTCACTGTACCCTACATCAAATGGCCCAAAAGTATGGACCCATCATGCACATCAGGCTTGGCTTGGTGCCTACTGTGGTAGTATCATCGCCTCAGGCAGCGGAGTTGTTCCTCAAGACTCATGACATGGTCTTTGCAAGTCGACCTTACATTATGGCTTCTCAGTATATGTCTTATGGGAACAAAGGTGTGCTTTTCTCACAATACGGTACATATTGGCGCAACATGCACAAGCTCTGCACCATAGAACTGCTAAGTGCAGCAAAGGTTGATTTATTCAAGCAGATGAGAAGGGAGGAGGTGGGCCTCTTTATTGTGTCTCTTAGGGAGGCTGCCGAAGCTGGTGCAATGGTTGATGTAAGTGCCAAGGTGGGATTGTTGATTGAGAATATGACCTTCCGGATGCTAATTGGTAACAAGGTTGATAATTTCCACCTAAAATCAGTTCTTGAGGGATACCACAAGCTTCTTGGGGCTTTTAACCTGGCCGATTTCATTCCTTACATTGGAGCACTTGACCTTCAA GGATTGGGTCGACGCATGAAGAAAATTAGCAGAGACTTTGATGGgtttttggagaagatcatcgATGAGCACATAAACAATCCTAAAGACAGTGAAGACAACCAGAAGGACTTCATTGATGTGATGTTGTCTTTGATGGTGGAATCAAAACATATGAATATTGTAGAGGAAGAGCAGCACTACATGATCGATCGGACTAATATAAAAGCAATCATTTTAGACATGATTTTAGCTGCAGCAGACACATCGGCCATTACAATTGAATGGGCCCTTTCAGAACTCTTAAGGCATCCTAAGGTGATGGAAAGGCTCCAGCAAGAGTTGAGGAACAGAGTTGGCATAGATCGGCTAGTGGAAGAAGAGGATTTAGTTAAGTTGGATTACTTGGACATGGTGGTGAAGGAAACCATGAGGCTTCATCCTGTTGCTCCATTGCTAGCTCCCCATGAGTCCTTGGAAGATATAACAGTCAATGGATACTATATACCCAAGAAGTCTCGTGTGTATATAAATGCTTGGGCAATTCACAGAGACCCTAATATGTGGTCGACTTATGAAGATGCTGAAAATTTCTTTCCTGAAAGATTTATAGGAAATAATATTGACATCAGAGGACGTGACTTCCAACTTATCCCATTTGGATCTGGTCGTAGAGGATGTCCTAGCATGTATCTGGGCCTAACAGTTGTGAAACTAGTACTTGGACAATTGGTACATGCTTTTAACTGGGAGTTGCTCAATGGCATGTTACCTAACGAGTTGGACATGACTGAGAAGTTTGGCTTATCTGTTTCAAGAGCCAACCATATAATTGCTATTCCAAGTTATTGCCTTTGCCTTTCTGACAGCAGTTTGTAA